A single genomic interval of Bacillus sp. es.036 harbors:
- the argF gene encoding ornithine carbamoyltransferase, with the protein MMQSVKTQNEIAEGMKGKDFLTIAELSSEEIHYLLQEAEQLKKLQKEGIPHEELKGKVLGMIFEKSSTRTRVSFEVAMLQLGGHALFLSSKDIQLGRGETVEDTANVLAGYLDGVMIRTFGHETIERFAKASSVPVINGLTDTHHPAQILADLLTIIEHKGHLSGLKAAYFGDGNNVAHSLIEGAAKVGMNFTIACPAGYEPDEAIVAKANEVAKENGSVIEVTTDPLAAAKNADVLITDVWASMGQEDEQAEREGVFEPYQVNEELCINADKNYIFMHCLPAHRGEEVTAEIIDGSHSVVYQEAENRLHAQKALLKLLLKS; encoded by the coding sequence ATGATGCAGTCGGTAAAAACGCAAAATGAAATCGCAGAAGGAATGAAGGGGAAAGATTTTCTAACGATCGCTGAACTGAGTAGTGAGGAGATTCATTATCTTTTGCAAGAAGCTGAACAGTTGAAAAAACTTCAAAAGGAAGGGATTCCTCATGAAGAATTAAAAGGAAAGGTGCTAGGGATGATCTTCGAAAAGTCATCAACAAGAACGCGTGTATCATTTGAAGTAGCGATGCTTCAGCTTGGCGGGCATGCTTTGTTTCTTAGTTCGAAAGACATTCAGCTTGGAAGAGGTGAGACGGTTGAAGACACCGCTAATGTGCTAGCAGGGTACCTTGACGGAGTAATGATTCGAACGTTTGGCCATGAGACGATTGAACGTTTTGCGAAAGCTTCTTCCGTTCCTGTTATTAACGGATTAACAGATACACATCATCCAGCACAAATTCTTGCTGATTTACTAACGATTATCGAGCATAAAGGTCATTTAAGTGGATTGAAAGCAGCTTATTTTGGAGATGGCAACAATGTGGCTCATTCACTTATTGAAGGGGCAGCGAAAGTGGGCATGAATTTCACGATCGCCTGTCCAGCAGGGTATGAACCAGATGAAGCGATCGTAGCGAAAGCGAACGAAGTAGCGAAAGAAAATGGTTCAGTCATCGAAGTAACCACTGATCCTCTTGCAGCTGCCAAGAATGCGGATGTTCTAATTACCGATGTTTGGGCGAGTATGGGGCAGGAAGACGAGCAAGCTGAACGCGAGGGCGTTTTCGAACCTTATCAAGTGAATGAGGAGCTATGCATAAACGCTGATAAAAATTACATCTTTATGCATTGCCTTCCAGCGCATAGAGGAGAAGAGGTTACAGCGGAAATTATCGATGGTTCTCATTCAGTTGTATACCAGGAAGCAGAAAATCGTCTCCACGCTCAAAAAGCCCTTTTGAAACTTTTATTAAAAAGTTAA
- a CDS encoding argininosuccinate synthase, translated as MAKEKIILAYSGGLDTSISIKWLEEKYGYEVIALGLDVGEGKDLESIKEKALNVGASKAYMIEAKELLAENYLLPALKANALYEGKYPLSSALSRPLISKLLVEAAEREGATAVAHGCTGKGNDQVRFEVSIQALNPDLKVIAPVREWGMTRDEQIAYAQEKGIPVPVKLDNPFSIDANIWGRACEAGVLEDPWAEAPEAAFDWTAPIHLTPDEPEYIEIDFVEGCPTALNGQKMGLVDLIEKLNEIGGVHGIGRIDHIENRLVGIKSREVYENPGALILINAHKELEFLTHTREVSQFKTTIDQQLSKLIYDGLWYSPLRQALEGFINETQKVVSGKIRLKLHKGSNTVVGRKSGNSLYNEQLATYLKGDLFDHDAAVGFIKLWGLPTKVNAEVHKKQKVTQ; from the coding sequence ATGGCAAAAGAGAAAATCATTCTTGCTTATTCCGGAGGTCTTGATACCTCCATTTCGATAAAATGGTTAGAAGAAAAATATGGATACGAGGTTATTGCGCTAGGCCTTGATGTAGGAGAAGGGAAGGATCTAGAATCCATTAAAGAAAAAGCGTTAAATGTAGGTGCCTCAAAAGCTTATATGATTGAAGCGAAAGAACTTCTTGCTGAGAACTATCTTTTACCCGCATTAAAAGCAAATGCATTATACGAAGGGAAATACCCGCTATCCTCAGCACTGTCACGTCCCCTCATTTCAAAGCTTCTCGTTGAAGCAGCTGAACGTGAAGGAGCTACGGCAGTGGCACATGGATGCACAGGAAAAGGAAATGATCAGGTTCGCTTTGAAGTATCGATTCAAGCGTTGAATCCGGACTTGAAAGTGATCGCTCCTGTTCGTGAATGGGGAATGACGCGTGATGAACAGATTGCTTACGCACAAGAAAAAGGGATCCCGGTTCCAGTTAAACTTGATAATCCATTTTCAATTGATGCCAACATTTGGGGACGTGCATGTGAAGCTGGTGTACTTGAAGATCCGTGGGCTGAGGCTCCAGAAGCCGCATTCGATTGGACAGCACCAATTCACCTAACACCTGATGAGCCGGAATACATTGAAATTGATTTTGTAGAAGGCTGCCCAACAGCACTTAATGGCCAAAAGATGGGGCTAGTTGATCTTATTGAGAAGTTAAATGAAATCGGCGGCGTCCACGGTATTGGACGTATTGATCATATTGAAAATCGTCTTGTTGGGATTAAATCAAGAGAAGTATATGAAAATCCAGGCGCGCTCATTTTGATTAACGCTCATAAAGAACTAGAATTTTTAACACATACTCGTGAAGTATCACAGTTCAAAACGACGATTGATCAGCAGCTTTCAAAACTGATCTATGATGGTTTATGGTATTCACCACTTCGTCAGGCGCTTGAAGGGTTCATTAACGAAACCCAGAAAGTAGTAAGTGGTAAGATTCGTCTTAAACTACACAAAGGGTCAAACACAGTAGTTGGACGTAAATCAGGGAACTCTCTCTATAACGAACAACTTGCAACATATCTTAAAGGTGATCTCTTTGATCATGATGCAGCAGTTGGCTTTATCAAACTTTGGGGCTTACCAACGAAAGTAAATGCAGAAGTGCATAAGAAACAAAAAGTAACTCAATAA
- the argH gene encoding argininosuccinate lyase has product MSKLWGGRFTKETNKLVEEYTASIQYDKELAEEDIEGSLAHVQMLSECGVISSSDMEEIKRGLLIVLENIQNGTFKYDVSQEDIHMNIEKALIDEIGPVGGKLHTGRSRNDQVATDMHMYLMKKVNLFISHIEEVQQAILSQAESHVETVLPGYTHLQRAQPVSFAHHMLAYFWMFERDKERFQDSLKRTSMLPLGAGALAGTTFPIDRHRTAELLGFDAVYPNSMDAVSDRDFIVEFLSNASMLMMHMSRLSEEMVIWSSQEFQFIELDDSFCTGSSIMPQKKNPDVPELLRAKTGRVYGNLFSLLTVLKGLPLAYNKDMQEDKEGMFDTAKTLDGALQLLAPMIETMTVQTENMKQAVNEDYSNATDIADYLVNKGMTFRESHEVIGKIVLYGIERKKFLLDLTMEEFKSFTPLFEEDVFDVLKPANVMNARKSYGGTSPEQIAIQIKLAHKHVKENA; this is encoded by the coding sequence GTGTCTAAGCTATGGGGTGGACGCTTTACAAAAGAAACAAATAAGCTTGTAGAAGAATATACAGCTTCGATCCAGTACGATAAAGAACTAGCAGAAGAAGATATTGAAGGCAGTCTGGCCCATGTTCAGATGCTTAGTGAATGCGGTGTGATTAGTTCCTCTGATATGGAAGAAATCAAGCGTGGTTTACTCATTGTTCTTGAGAATATTCAGAATGGAACGTTTAAATATGATGTTTCTCAAGAAGACATTCATATGAACATTGAAAAAGCACTTATTGATGAGATTGGACCTGTAGGTGGAAAGTTGCACACTGGAAGAAGCCGTAATGACCAGGTTGCAACAGATATGCATATGTATTTAATGAAAAAGGTTAACCTTTTTATTTCTCATATCGAAGAGGTTCAGCAGGCGATTCTAAGCCAGGCTGAATCTCATGTTGAAACAGTTTTACCAGGGTATACACATTTGCAGCGAGCTCAACCTGTCTCATTTGCGCATCACATGCTCGCGTATTTCTGGATGTTTGAACGTGATAAAGAAAGATTCCAAGACAGCTTAAAGAGAACGAGTATGTTACCGCTAGGTGCAGGCGCATTAGCTGGAACAACCTTTCCGATTGATCGCCATCGTACGGCAGAACTGTTAGGGTTTGACGCCGTTTATCCGAATAGCATGGACGCTGTTAGTGACCGTGATTTTATTGTCGAGTTTCTTTCAAATGCTTCCATGCTTATGATGCATATGTCCCGTTTGTCGGAAGAAATGGTGATCTGGAGCAGTCAGGAATTCCAATTTATCGAACTAGACGACTCTTTCTGTACGGGATCGAGTATTATGCCCCAGAAAAAGAATCCGGATGTTCCTGAACTTCTTCGTGCGAAAACAGGTCGAGTGTATGGGAATTTGTTTAGCTTGTTAACTGTATTGAAGGGACTACCGCTTGCTTATAACAAAGACATGCAGGAAGACAAGGAAGGCATGTTTGATACAGCTAAGACGCTTGATGGCGCTCTTCAACTTTTGGCGCCTATGATTGAAACAATGACTGTACAGACAGAAAACATGAAGCAAGCAGTTAATGAAGATTATTCTAATGCAACAGATATTGCGGATTATCTTGTGAACAAAGGCATGACGTTCCGTGAGTCACATGAGGTAATAGGGAAAATTGTCCTTTATGGAATCGAGAGAAAGAAATTTTTACTTGATCTTACAATGGAAGAATTTAAATCATTCACTCCGTTGTTTGAAGAAGATGTATTTGATGTATTAAAACCTGCTAATGTGATGAATGCAAGAAAAAGTTATGGAGGAACGTCGCCAGAGCAAATCGCGATTCAGATTAAATTAGCTCATAAGCATGTGAAAGAAAATGCATAA
- a CDS encoding patatin-like phospholipase family protein has product MDSVGLVLEGGGMRGVYTAGVLEYMMENNLYFPYVIGVSAGACNAASYLSRQSGRNRTVLIDYVNHPEYISYKNLVRKKQLFGMDLIFDEIPSTHVPFDFHTFQNATEQFVIGTTDIFTGKPYYFNKKDDGEQILSILRASSSLPFMAPPVQIYNRFHLDGGITDPIPVQKSEADGNHSHVVVLTRNEGYRKQKSKLSWMIQRLYRKNPALALAITARYKHYNQTLDHIEANRENYFIIQPSSPLEVARIEKSQLRLTTLYNQGYEEMKRHHKELEAWLEKRELAKETV; this is encoded by the coding sequence ATGGATTCAGTAGGCCTTGTATTAGAAGGTGGAGGAATGAGAGGGGTATACACAGCTGGTGTTTTAGAGTATATGATGGAGAATAATCTCTACTTTCCGTACGTTATTGGCGTCTCAGCTGGAGCGTGTAATGCTGCATCGTATCTTTCAAGGCAAAGTGGAAGGAACCGTACAGTTCTTATTGATTACGTAAATCATCCGGAGTACATCTCATACAAAAATTTAGTTCGCAAAAAGCAACTTTTTGGGATGGACTTAATTTTTGATGAAATTCCTTCCACACATGTACCGTTTGACTTTCATACATTTCAGAATGCTACGGAACAATTTGTAATTGGGACAACCGATATTTTTACAGGAAAACCTTATTATTTTAATAAGAAAGATGATGGTGAGCAAATTCTTTCCATTTTGAGAGCATCAAGCTCTCTGCCATTTATGGCTCCCCCCGTTCAAATTTACAATCGTTTTCACCTTGATGGAGGCATTACAGATCCAATACCTGTTCAAAAATCAGAAGCTGATGGTAATCACAGTCATGTCGTTGTTTTGACACGTAATGAAGGATATCGAAAACAAAAATCTAAGCTTTCCTGGATGATTCAACGATTATATCGGAAAAATCCAGCACTCGCTTTAGCCATTACTGCCCGCTATAAACATTACAACCAAACGCTTGATCATATTGAAGCCAATCGGGAGAATTACTTTATCATTCAACCTTCCTCACCTCTTGAAGTAGCACGGATAGAAAAGTCACAGCTTCGTCTCACGACTTTATACAATCAAGGATATGAAGAGATGAAAAGGCATCATAAAGAACTAGAAGCTTGGCTTGAAAAGAGGGAATTAGCGAAGGAAACTGTTTGA
- the aldA gene encoding aldehyde dehydrogenase — MKSYQLYINGEFTNSHSEEMLDVINPATEEVISRIPKSDENDVQRAIEAAKGSQREWEKKPSIERAEYLYKLANKIEEKKETFINMLTEENGKTVDASKAEVDLTIDYFRYMAGWARRYEGEVLPSDRPNENILVLKKPIGIVGGIVPWNFPMFIFARKVAPAFVTGCPIIIKPSQYTPNTACELASIIHDIGVPKGVFSLVTGKGSDIGTPLASSPDVQMISLTGSYPAGSKVMEAAAKNITKVNLELGGKAPAIVTKHANVDLAVEKITTSRITNNGQACTNAERVYVHEDVAEEFISKITETFKNTKVGDSLKEDGCDIGPLANKQQIDSVEEMVNNAVKAGAVVKTGGKRVDRDKGFFFEPTVLTDVSQDMNVIQEEIFGPVLPIVVYSDFDKVLEMANDTYYGLSSSIFSDNMHEVMKASNVLRYGETYVNRENFEAVQGFHAGMGQSGIGGADGKHGLNEYLKTHVIYMEYDQDIK, encoded by the coding sequence GTGAAAAGCTATCAATTATACATTAATGGTGAATTTACTAATAGTCATTCAGAAGAAATGCTCGACGTGATTAATCCAGCGACAGAAGAAGTGATTTCAAGAATTCCAAAAAGCGATGAGAATGACGTGCAGCGTGCTATAGAAGCAGCTAAAGGTTCCCAAAGAGAGTGGGAAAAGAAACCTTCAATCGAACGAGCAGAATACTTATACAAACTTGCCAATAAAATAGAAGAGAAAAAAGAGACGTTTATTAACATGTTAACTGAAGAAAATGGTAAAACAGTAGATGCTTCAAAGGCTGAAGTAGACTTAACGATTGATTACTTCCGCTATATGGCAGGCTGGGCAAGAAGATATGAAGGAGAAGTTCTACCAAGTGATCGCCCAAATGAAAATATTCTTGTTCTGAAAAAACCAATTGGAATTGTTGGTGGTATCGTTCCATGGAACTTCCCAATGTTCATCTTTGCTCGAAAGGTAGCACCAGCATTTGTAACAGGTTGTCCGATCATTATTAAACCAAGTCAATATACGCCGAATACAGCATGTGAGCTAGCAAGCATTATTCATGATATTGGCGTTCCTAAAGGAGTATTTAGTTTAGTCACTGGTAAAGGCTCAGACATTGGCACGCCACTTGCTTCTTCACCAGACGTACAGATGATTAGTTTAACAGGAAGCTACCCAGCAGGTTCAAAAGTGATGGAAGCAGCGGCTAAAAACATTACGAAAGTGAACTTGGAGCTAGGTGGTAAAGCACCAGCAATCGTGACAAAACATGCTAACGTTGATCTTGCTGTTGAAAAGATTACGACTTCACGTATTACGAACAACGGTCAGGCTTGTACGAATGCAGAGCGTGTTTATGTTCATGAAGACGTAGCTGAAGAATTCATTTCAAAGATAACAGAAACGTTCAAGAATACAAAAGTTGGGGATTCATTAAAAGAAGATGGATGTGACATTGGACCACTAGCGAATAAACAGCAAATCGACTCTGTTGAAGAAATGGTTAACAATGCCGTTAAAGCTGGTGCAGTTGTAAAAACAGGTGGAAAGCGTGTAGACCGAGATAAAGGCTTTTTCTTTGAACCAACTGTTTTGACAGATGTATCACAGGATATGAATGTCATTCAAGAAGAAATTTTTGGGCCAGTTTTACCAATTGTTGTTTATAGTGATTTTGATAAAGTGCTTGAAATGGCAAACGACACTTATTACGGTCTTTCTTCATCAATCTTTAGTGATAACATGCATGAAGTCATGAAAGCTTCAAATGTTCTTCGCTATGGTGAAACGTATGTGAACCGCGAGAACTTTGAAGCCGTACAAGGTTTCCACGCCGGAATGGGCCAATCTGGTATTGGCGGTGCCGATGGAAAACACGGTCTTAATGAATACCTTAAGACACACGTGATTTACATGGAATATGATCAAGATATTAAATAA
- a CDS encoding aminopeptidase, with product MFDSRIIEFAEKLVQYSTKVQQGEHVLIEAFDVDNTLVRSIVKEVHKAGGFPHVNLRDNQVLRELLMNASEEQITEWAEIDLNQMKKMNAYIGIRGSENINELSDVPEAKMALYNQIYKTKVHSNQRVKHTKWVVMRYPNESMAQLSGMSTEAFEDFYFNVCTMDYAKMSEAMDSLVDRMNKADEVRIVSPDTNLSFSIKDIPAVKCAGELNIPDGEVFTAPVKESVNGVITYNTPSPYNGFVFENVQLTFENGKVIDAEANDTERLNQILDTDEGARYIGEFAIGVNPFIREPMKDILFDEKIDGSFHFTPGQAYDEAPNGNDSSVHWDLVLIQRPEYGGGEIWFDDELIRKDGKFVPEALQVLNPENLK from the coding sequence ATGTTTGATTCTCGTATTATAGAGTTTGCTGAGAAATTAGTCCAATACTCAACCAAGGTTCAGCAAGGTGAACATGTGTTAATCGAAGCCTTTGATGTAGACAATACTCTTGTACGCAGCATTGTGAAAGAGGTACATAAAGCGGGTGGTTTTCCTCATGTCAACTTGAGAGATAATCAAGTTCTTCGGGAACTATTGATGAATGCGAGTGAAGAACAAATCACGGAGTGGGCTGAGATTGATTTAAATCAAATGAAGAAAATGAATGCTTACATTGGAATACGTGGCTCTGAGAATATTAATGAGCTTTCTGACGTACCAGAAGCGAAAATGGCGTTATATAATCAAATTTACAAAACAAAAGTTCACAGTAATCAACGTGTGAAGCATACAAAATGGGTTGTGATGAGGTATCCAAATGAATCAATGGCACAGCTTTCTGGCATGAGTACTGAAGCATTTGAAGATTTCTACTTCAATGTTTGCACGATGGATTATGCAAAAATGAGTGAAGCGATGGATTCACTTGTGGATCGTATGAACAAAGCCGACGAGGTTCGAATTGTTTCTCCTGACACAAACCTGAGTTTCTCCATCAAAGATATTCCAGCTGTAAAATGTGCTGGTGAACTTAATATACCAGATGGGGAAGTTTTTACTGCACCAGTTAAGGAAAGTGTAAATGGTGTCATTACGTATAATACACCTTCTCCTTACAATGGTTTTGTATTTGAGAATGTCCAGCTTACGTTCGAAAACGGGAAAGTGATCGATGCTGAAGCAAATGATACAGAGAGGCTAAATCAAATTCTCGATACGGATGAAGGAGCTCGGTATATCGGCGAATTTGCGATTGGTGTCAATCCGTTCATTCGTGAGCCAATGAAAGATATTCTATTTGATGAAAAAATAGATGGTTCTTTCCATTTCACACCAGGACAAGCATACGATGAAGCGCCAAACGGCAATGATTCATCTGTTCACTGGGACCTTGTTTTAATTCAACGCCCTGAATATGGTGGCGGTGAAATTTGGTTTGATGACGAGTTAATTCGCAAAGACGGCAAGTTTGTCCCTGAAGCGCTTCAAGTGTTAAATCCAGAAAATCTTAAATAA
- a CDS encoding SGNH/GDSL hydrolase family protein, whose product MLACHPAIGYTAIGDSITLGTGTLLFSPTFVDFYKNDLQCSIRKKVNVSVFAENGATTLQLKKWLACSKIDLGQTEIVTLTAGGNDLIDAAESYAITKKDTVLDDALKVCCQNMSWIVSYLSKALKQSDGNAMIRIVNLYNPIPTIPFSDYWVKQFNRHIDKCSTGELVRVANVFPVFKGREKQLLASDCIHPNTHGHKEISNVLMKTGITL is encoded by the coding sequence ATGTTAGCTTGTCATCCTGCAATAGGTTACACAGCAATTGGTGACTCTATTACATTAGGAACGGGGACCTTGTTGTTTTCTCCAACTTTTGTAGATTTTTATAAAAATGATTTACAATGTTCCATAAGAAAAAAGGTGAATGTAAGTGTTTTTGCTGAAAATGGTGCGACAACGTTGCAATTGAAAAAATGGCTTGCTTGCTCGAAGATCGACCTGGGACAAACGGAAATCGTAACTTTAACAGCTGGTGGAAATGACCTTATCGATGCGGCTGAATCTTACGCGATAACGAAAAAAGATACTGTGTTGGATGATGCTTTAAAGGTTTGCTGCCAAAATATGAGCTGGATTGTGTCCTATTTGTCTAAAGCTCTCAAACAGTCAGATGGAAATGCGATGATACGAATTGTTAACTTGTATAACCCCATTCCTACTATTCCTTTTTCGGATTACTGGGTAAAGCAGTTCAACCGTCATATTGACAAATGTTCCACTGGAGAGTTGGTGAGAGTGGCTAATGTATTTCCTGTTTTTAAAGGGAGAGAAAAGCAATTGCTAGCTTCAGATTGTATCCACCCGAACACGCATGGACATAAAGAAATTTCAAATGTACTTATGAAAACAGGAATTACTTTATAA
- the egtB gene encoding ergothioneine biosynthesis protein EgtB — protein MVHQSIQLSELREQLLHSFEAIRAMTNTLVETLETEDFTIQSIPDVSPPKWHMAHTTWFFETFILKQYKENYESFHKEFDYLFNSYYESVGSYFPRHSRGLLSRPSIDKVRSYRSDINEEIVNLIQQLDEGHLHQVADLVEIGLNHEQQHQELLMTDIKYNFSINPLYPVYRPLDGEPTAKATPLEWVSFEGGLIETGMDEDDGFSFDNERPVHKVWLEPFKLATRTVTNGEYMEFINAGGYEQAAYWLSDGWATVKKENWKAPLHWIEKDGEWYAFTLHGLVPINKEEPVTHVSYYEAEAYASFVGKRLPSESEWEVAVRDQPIAGNFVEDGHYHPVASVKEEEGNIKKAYGDVWEWTKSPYMPYPGNKPLEGALGEYNAKFMSSQMILRGGSCVTSQTHIRPTYRNFFGPEKRWQFTGIRLAEDAQ, from the coding sequence ATGGTACATCAATCGATTCAGTTAAGCGAATTACGAGAACAATTGCTTCATTCCTTTGAGGCAATACGCGCAATGACAAATACATTAGTGGAAACGCTTGAGACGGAGGATTTTACCATCCAATCAATTCCCGATGTAAGTCCTCCCAAATGGCATATGGCCCACACGACTTGGTTTTTTGAGACGTTTATTTTAAAACAGTATAAAGAAAATTATGAGTCTTTTCATAAAGAATTTGACTATTTATTTAACTCGTATTATGAAAGTGTTGGAAGTTACTTTCCGCGTCATTCAAGGGGATTATTAAGTAGACCAAGTATAGATAAAGTAAGAAGCTATCGTTCGGATATCAATGAAGAAATAGTTAACTTAATTCAACAACTCGATGAAGGACATCTTCATCAAGTTGCAGATCTCGTTGAAATTGGACTAAATCATGAACAGCAACACCAAGAACTTTTAATGACAGATATTAAATATAACTTCTCCATTAATCCGTTGTACCCTGTATACCGTCCACTTGATGGCGAACCTACAGCAAAAGCGACACCGTTAGAATGGGTGTCATTCGAGGGTGGACTTATTGAAACGGGTATGGATGAAGATGACGGCTTTTCTTTTGACAATGAGCGACCAGTACATAAGGTATGGCTTGAACCATTTAAGTTAGCGACAAGAACTGTGACGAACGGAGAATACATGGAATTTATCAATGCTGGAGGCTATGAACAGGCTGCCTACTGGCTGTCTGATGGTTGGGCAACTGTGAAGAAAGAAAATTGGAAAGCGCCATTGCATTGGATCGAAAAAGATGGTGAGTGGTATGCGTTTACACTTCATGGACTAGTGCCGATTAATAAAGAAGAGCCTGTTACCCACGTTAGCTATTACGAAGCCGAAGCCTATGCAAGTTTTGTAGGGAAGCGCCTACCTTCAGAATCAGAATGGGAAGTTGCAGTGAGGGATCAGCCGATCGCTGGTAATTTTGTAGAGGATGGTCACTATCATCCGGTTGCATCAGTGAAAGAAGAAGAAGGTAACATAAAAAAAGCTTATGGAGATGTATGGGAATGGACGAAAAGTCCTTATATGCCATATCCAGGTAATAAACCTCTTGAGGGTGCATTAGGTGAATATAATGCCAAATTCATGAGTAGCCAAATGATTTTACGAGGAGGATCATGCGTTACTTCGCAAACACATATCCGTCCGACATATCGTAATTTCTTTGGTCCTGAGAAACGCTGGCAATTTACAGGCATTCGTCTTGCAGAGGACGCACAATGA
- the egtD gene encoding L-histidine N(alpha)-methyltransferase: MIKTSDRIQLVDFLQEQSDRFQEVIGGLTAPEKRLEPKFLYDQYGSELFEEITQLEEYYPTRTELAIMEECLDEILSFIGKDSRIIEFGSGASRKIRLLLASGMINEYCPIDISKSFLKESIKQLSSDYTDIKITGIVADYTTHLKLPDHLLDASRKKTVFFPGSTIGNFDKDEALKFLTRISSVLSSQDGLLIGVDLKKSPARLHQAYNDESGVTAQFNLNILRHLNREYRAQFNLEQFEHYAYYNSSLGRIEMHLVSLLDQHVGIGDHTIQFREHESIHTENSYKYGIKEFQQLAENAGFLPMKTWTDKERLFSLHYFSVK, from the coding sequence ATGATAAAAACCTCGGATCGTATTCAGTTAGTTGATTTCTTGCAGGAGCAATCTGATCGTTTTCAAGAAGTGATTGGGGGCTTGACAGCTCCTGAGAAAAGACTCGAACCTAAATTCTTGTATGATCAATATGGATCAGAGCTATTTGAGGAAATTACGCAGCTTGAAGAATACTATCCAACTCGTACGGAATTGGCGATCATGGAAGAATGTTTGGATGAGATTTTGTCTTTTATTGGTAAAGACTCTCGGATCATCGAATTTGGTAGTGGTGCAAGTCGTAAAATAAGACTTCTACTAGCATCGGGTATGATTAATGAGTATTGTCCAATTGATATTTCAAAATCGTTTTTAAAAGAGTCGATCAAACAGCTCTCATCTGATTATACAGACATTAAAATTACTGGAATTGTAGCTGATTATACAACGCACCTTAAACTTCCTGATCATTTATTGGATGCTTCAAGAAAAAAAACCGTCTTTTTTCCGGGTTCAACAATCGGTAATTTTGATAAAGATGAAGCTTTAAAATTTCTAACTAGAATTTCAAGTGTGTTGTCAAGCCAAGATGGATTACTAATTGGCGTGGACTTAAAAAAATCACCGGCTCGTCTGCATCAAGCATACAATGACGAAAGTGGCGTTACGGCTCAGTTTAATTTAAATATTCTTCGTCATTTAAATAGAGAGTACCGGGCACAATTTAATCTAGAACAGTTTGAGCACTACGCGTATTATAATTCTAGCCTTGGAAGAATTGAGATGCATCTAGTTAGTTTGCTAGATCAACATGTGGGAATAGGCGATCACACCATCCAATTTAGGGAACATGAGTCCATCCATACAGAAAACTCGTATAAGTACGGTATTAAAGAATTCCAACAGTTAGCGGAAAATGCAGGTTTTCTACCAATGAAAACCTGGACTGATAAGGAGAGGCTTTTTAGCTTGCATTATTTTAGTGTTAAGTAA
- a CDS encoding thioredoxin family protein — MKKIETTDSYQSFINNKDISILKYEANWCPDCKRLDFFIDDIINVNQDKSWAQIDIEQFPEITEENNVMGIPSLLVYKDGKKVGHLHSANTKNPDQVKEYLSQF, encoded by the coding sequence ATGAAGAAAATCGAAACAACTGATTCCTATCAGTCATTCATTAACAATAAGGATATATCCATTCTAAAATACGAAGCAAACTGGTGTCCTGATTGCAAACGTCTTGATTTTTTTATTGATGATATCATTAATGTTAATCAAGATAAGTCCTGGGCTCAAATTGACATTGAACAGTTTCCTGAAATCACAGAGGAAAATAATGTAATGGGCATTCCTAGCTTACTCGTTTATAAAGATGGGAAGAAAGTTGGTCACTTGCATAGTGCAAATACAAAAAACCCCGATCAAGTGAAAGAATATCTAAGTCAGTTTTAA
- a CDS encoding anti-repressor SinI family protein has protein sequence MTMAEIKPKKVLDQEWVILMRAARELGLQKEEVRTFLRQDKKPTSTNVHK, from the coding sequence ATGACCATGGCAGAGATTAAGCCTAAGAAAGTACTTGATCAAGAATGGGTTATTCTAATGAGGGCTGCCCGGGAGCTTGGATTACAAAAGGAAGAGGTAAGGACATTCCTAAGACAAGATAAAAAACCAACATCCACGAATGTACATAAATGA